The Kordia sp. SMS9 genome window below encodes:
- a CDS encoding TonB-dependent receptor, which yields MKKLIILLISLGAFFTTNAQVVGEVAGKVTDEKGTPIPGANVIIDGTTYGAQTDFDGNYRITNVPPGSYNLTVSYQGFENQTEYNIIVRSKGTPAYNFTLKESKEFLDAVIITNADKISRPKETPLSTQSLSAVEIATYPGSNNDVVQVAQTLPGVSPSIGGFRNDLIIRGGAPNETVYYLDGMEIPNINHFSTQGSAGGPVGMINVSFIDNVTLSTSAFGAQYDNPLSGTLQFSQRSGNARNFTGNFRVSASEAALTLEGPLFKGNNEESKTTILASVRRSYLQFLFEAIGLPFRPNYWDYQFKVAHEIDAFNTVSLLGLGSIDDFSVEAPDDFDAEQQAQLEQAPFINQRTNALGVTWKKRFKDGSGYMQTTLSNNTLVNEFTRYDDPENETGVFFNNDSRESETKLRYQLTKFYDDWKFTTGFNAQYSDYENNTINLTDNIAFNTEIDFMKYGFFANVTKSFFNDKLDVSFGFRMDDDSFTSEDNLLSTFSPRLSASYEFAENWRLNGSVGRYFKLPPYTILGFRDSQGMLINQNSEYTVSDHYVIGLQHYFSPSSSISLEGFYKRYDDYPVSVLDGVSLANKGADFEVLGSEDVETVGQGRSYGLELQFQQKLTNNFYGIFAYTFFYSEFTGFDRNEFIPSVWDSRHLISFTGGYKLKKNWEVSARYRFAGNTPFVPTNEAATLANYPEVVLDYNRLGEEDLDVFSQLDLRIDKKWNFEKLSLNVFIEAQNILGQDIPQNPQYGLTRDMSGNIAQPRSLQQIETDSGQVIPSLGIVIDF from the coding sequence ATGAAAAAGCTAATCATTTTATTAATTTCTCTCGGTGCGTTCTTCACAACCAACGCACAAGTTGTAGGAGAAGTGGCAGGAAAAGTCACGGATGAAAAAGGAACACCAATTCCTGGAGCCAACGTTATTATTGATGGAACCACTTATGGTGCGCAAACCGATTTTGACGGAAATTACCGAATTACCAACGTGCCGCCAGGTTCATACAATCTTACCGTAAGTTATCAAGGTTTTGAAAACCAGACAGAGTATAACATTATTGTTCGCTCCAAAGGAACACCTGCATATAATTTCACGCTAAAAGAATCCAAAGAATTTTTAGATGCAGTAATTATTACCAATGCCGACAAAATTAGTCGCCCAAAAGAAACACCGCTTTCCACACAATCGCTTTCTGCTGTGGAAATTGCAACGTATCCAGGAAGTAATAACGATGTGGTACAAGTAGCGCAAACGCTTCCAGGAGTTTCACCATCCATTGGTGGATTTCGAAACGATTTAATCATTCGTGGTGGTGCGCCCAACGAAACAGTGTATTATTTGGATGGCATGGAAATTCCGAACATCAATCACTTTAGTACACAAGGAAGTGCGGGCGGACCTGTAGGAATGATTAATGTATCATTTATTGACAATGTAACATTGTCTACTTCGGCGTTTGGCGCACAATATGACAATCCATTATCGGGAACCTTACAATTCAGTCAGCGCAGCGGAAATGCCAGAAATTTTACGGGAAACTTTCGTGTAAGTGCCAGTGAAGCAGCGCTTACGCTAGAAGGACCACTTTTTAAAGGAAATAACGAAGAAAGCAAAACCACCATTTTGGCTTCGGTACGTCGTAGTTATTTGCAATTTTTATTTGAAGCGATCGGTTTGCCATTCCGACCAAATTATTGGGATTATCAATTTAAAGTAGCACATGAAATTGATGCGTTTAATACGGTTAGTTTGCTCGGTTTGGGTTCTATTGATGATTTTTCGGTGGAAGCACCCGACGATTTCGATGCGGAACAACAAGCACAGCTAGAACAAGCACCGTTTATAAATCAGCGAACCAATGCACTTGGTGTAACATGGAAAAAACGTTTCAAAGATGGTTCAGGATACATGCAAACGACGTTGAGTAATAATACCTTGGTGAACGAATTTACACGCTATGACGATCCTGAAAATGAAACGGGCGTATTTTTCAACAACGATTCGCGCGAGTCTGAAACTAAACTTCGTTATCAACTCACCAAATTTTACGACGATTGGAAATTTACGACAGGTTTCAACGCGCAATATTCTGATTACGAAAATAACACGATCAACCTAACCGATAACATCGCTTTCAATACGGAAATTGACTTTATGAAATATGGTTTCTTTGCGAATGTGACCAAGAGTTTCTTTAATGATAAATTAGATGTTTCTTTTGGTTTTAGAATGGATGATGATTCATTTACAAGTGAAGACAACTTGCTTTCTACCTTTTCACCACGATTGTCTGCTTCGTACGAATTTGCAGAAAACTGGCGTTTAAATGGTTCTGTTGGGCGTTATTTCAAACTTCCACCATATACAATCTTAGGATTTAGAGACAGTCAGGGAATGTTGATCAATCAAAATTCAGAATACACCGTAAGTGATCATTATGTCATTGGATTGCAACATTATTTCAGTCCGTCATCTAGTATTTCTTTAGAAGGATTTTACAAACGATATGACGATTACCCAGTTTCTGTGTTAGATGGCGTTTCATTAGCAAATAAAGGAGCCGATTTTGAAGTATTGGGAAGTGAAGACGTGGAAACAGTTGGACAAGGAAGAAGCTACGGATTGGAATTGCAATTTCAGCAAAAGCTGACTAATAATTTCTACGGAATTTTTGCGTATACGTTCTTTTACAGTGAATTTACAGGATTTGACCGCAATGAGTTCATTCCTTCAGTTTGGGACAGTCGTCATTTAATTTCCTTTACAGGAGGTTACAAATTAAAGAAAAACTGGGAAGTAAGTGCACGCTATCGTTTTGCAGGAAATACGCCGTTTGTGCCAACAAATGAAGCGGCAACGTTGGCAAACTATCCAGAAGTAGTGTTGGATTATAATCGTTTGGGCGAAGAAGACTTAGATGTATTCAGTCAGTTAGACCTTCGAATTGATAAAAAGTGGAACTTTGAAAAGCTGTCATTAAACGTCTTTATAGAAGCGCAAAATATTTTAGGACAAGACATTCCGCAAAACCCACAATACGGTTTGACAAGAGATATGAGTGGAAACATTGCACAACCAAGAAGTTTACAACAAATAGAAACCGATTCTGGACAAGTAATTCCAAGTTTGGGAATTGTAATAGATTTTTAA
- a CDS encoding efflux RND transporter periplasmic adaptor subunit — translation MKTLNLNTKKITLQVFAFVGLISLALVVVAFTKADDTKAETTEVIPPALAVEVSTPVVDNITEWDEYTGRFEASNRVEVRARVSGYIEKVSFKDGQHVNKGDVLFTIDQRPYKIALAQAKATLAQSKSLLKTAEDNFNRVQSLKASGAVSMEEYDRRSQAVAGAKAAVQLAQATVDNARLNLNFTNVKAPISGRVSRDMVNEGNLIDGGSANSTLLTTVVATSPIHFYFNGSEADFLKYARLARNGERGSSRSTANPVFLQLQDENDFAHEGAMDFVDNEIDRSTGTIEGRAVLDNKDGFIEPGMFGKARLLGSAEHEAIMIPDEIIGTNQSVRYVYVLGADNKIMTKNVTLGPLHTNGLRIIRNGLTAEDKLITNNIQKIRPGVVVRPIETILQYTNKSLLTVANAE, via the coding sequence ATGAAAACACTCAATCTAAACACCAAAAAAATCACACTACAAGTCTTCGCATTTGTAGGATTGATTTCACTAGCATTAGTAGTGGTCGCTTTTACAAAAGCAGATGACACAAAAGCAGAAACAACAGAAGTAATCCCACCAGCATTAGCTGTGGAAGTATCAACTCCTGTAGTTGATAACATTACCGAATGGGACGAATACACAGGACGATTTGAAGCCAGTAACCGCGTAGAAGTTCGCGCTAGAGTCAGCGGATACATAGAAAAAGTAAGCTTCAAAGATGGACAACATGTCAACAAAGGAGACGTTTTATTTACGATAGATCAACGTCCGTACAAAATTGCCTTAGCGCAAGCAAAAGCAACGTTGGCACAATCAAAATCACTCTTAAAAACAGCCGAAGACAACTTTAACAGAGTACAATCGTTAAAAGCTTCTGGTGCCGTTTCTATGGAAGAATACGATCGCCGTAGTCAAGCTGTAGCGGGCGCAAAAGCTGCTGTACAATTAGCACAAGCTACTGTGGACAATGCTCGTTTAAACTTAAACTTCACCAACGTAAAAGCACCAATTTCAGGACGTGTAAGTCGCGATATGGTGAACGAAGGAAACCTCATTGATGGCGGATCGGCAAACTCAACCTTACTCACAACGGTAGTTGCTACGAGTCCAATTCACTTTTACTTTAACGGAAGCGAAGCAGATTTTCTTAAATATGCACGCTTGGCGCGAAACGGAGAACGCGGATCTTCACGATCAACCGCAAATCCAGTATTCTTACAATTACAAGACGAAAATGATTTTGCACACGAAGGTGCGATGGATTTCGTAGATAACGAAATTGACAGAAGCACAGGAACCATTGAAGGTCGTGCTGTTTTAGACAACAAAGACGGTTTCATAGAGCCAGGAATGTTCGGAAAAGCACGTTTACTAGGAAGTGCGGAACACGAAGCTATCATGATTCCAGACGAAATCATCGGAACCAATCAATCGGTACGGTATGTATATGTTTTAGGAGCAGACAATAAAATAATGACTAAAAACGTAACGTTGGGTCCATTACATACCAACGGATTACGAATTATCAGAAACGGTTTAACAGCCGAAGACAAATTAATCACAAACAACATTCAAAAAATTCGTCCAGGCGTTGTGGTACGTCCAATAGAAACAATACTTCAATACACAAACAAATCCTTGTTAACTGTCGCAAACGCAGAATAA